One Ricinus communis isolate WT05 ecotype wild-type chromosome 7, ASM1957865v1, whole genome shotgun sequence genomic region harbors:
- the LOC8270693 gene encoding uncharacterized protein LOC8270693, with amino-acid sequence MAPLIMYFSLRKVLLLYLVFFLFSSVLLSASSSSSSDSSVLESKQFFGRRRMLEVENDQEQDQLSPKKKIANLSTKNQTKLIKSSLSTKNQTISKLTKPTNSTKSSTTLSKNELKKLNSTSQLKKLNSISQLKKLNSTSKSYNSTKPTSSFTKKTSDLLKLGSPKNKTTKPTSSKDTQILADKKNSDSESQKQTKNQKTNERKASTKKTTTQSQKQPSWLDQEMEDDLVAEFRDLPSKFQQTLLPDLERISITSKKYLTKANKEMTKGFKPIVGNKYASATATVVSFAFITIPLLLVSLVFNRIKAYFSIQKIVIFIQVYLSIYFSILCLSSLVTGLEPLRFFYATSESTYVCLMVLQTLGYVLYLLLLLMYLILVFSTESGLGSRLLGLGQIFVGFAIGLHFYVSVFHRVVLHQPPKTNWKVHAIYATCFFVICLLAKFDRRKKAYLEDGGEEGKKN; translated from the coding sequence ATGGCTCCACTAATCATGTACTTCAGTTTAAGAAAGGTACTTCTGCTTtatcttgttttctttctgttCAGTTCTGTTCTTCTgtctgcttcttcttcttcttcttcagatAGTTCAGTTCTTGAAAGCAAACAGTTCTTTGGTAGAAGGAGAATGTTAGAGGTGGAAAATGATCAGGAGCAAGATCAGCTATCACCTAAGAAAAAGATTGCAAATTTATCTACCAAGAACCAAACCAAGCTTATCAAATCCAGCCTTTCCACAAAGAACCAAACCATTTCCAAGCTTACAAAACCTACAAATTCAACAAAATCATCAACTACCTTATCCAAGAATGAGCTTAAGAAGCTTAATTCAACTTCTCAGCTCAAAAAGCTCAACTCCATTTCTCAACTAAAGAAGCTCAATTCCACATCAAAGTCCTACAATTCTACCAAACCCACTTCCTCTTTTACTAAGAAAACCTCAGATCTACTCAAACTGGGCTCACCCAAGAACAAAACAACCAAACCCACTTCCAGTAAAGATACCCAAATCCTTGCAGACAAGAAAAATAGTGACTCTGAATCCCAGAAACAAACCAAGAACCAAAAAACCAATGAGAGAAAAGCCAGCACAAAAAAGACAACAACACAGTCACAAAAACAACCAAGTTGGCTTGATCAAGAAATGGAGGATGATTTAGTTGCTGAATTCAGAGATCTACCATCCAAATTCCAACAAACCCTTTTGCCTGATCTTGAAAGAATCTCAATAACTTCCAAGAAGTACCTTACAAAAGCCAATAAAGAAATGACCAAAGGGTTTAAGCCAATAGTGGGTAACAAATATGCCTCCGCTACTGCTACTGTTGTCTCTTTTGCTTTCATTACTATACCTCTACTTCTTGTTTCTTTAGTCTTTAACCGTATCAAAGCCTATTTCTCTATCCAAAAGATTGTGATTTTTATTCAAGTTTACCTCTCAATCTATTTCTCTATTCTTTGTCTCTCATCTTTAGTTACTGGCCTTGAGCCTTTGAGGTTTTTCTATGCTACTTCAGAATCTACGTACGTCTGCTTAATGGTGCTGCAAACCCTTGGCTATGTCTTGTATCTCTTGTTGCTTTTGATGTACCTGATTCTTGTGTTTTCCACTGAGTCTGGGCTCGGATCGAGGCTATTGGGCCTGGGCCAGATTTTTGTGGGCTTTGCCATTGGGCTACATTTCTACGTGTCGGTGTTTCATAGGGTGGTGTTGCAT